A single genomic interval of Lacrimispora sphenoides JCM 1415 harbors:
- a CDS encoding carbohydrate ABC transporter permease: MKRRTMEQGLKQIICMGMVLVVLAPILLTLFAAFKTKADMVNTSPLLLPPMERITFSNFQKVVGDKYLLIGFKNTGIILAVSILFNVLFGTITAFILERFEFKLKKVIMSLFFLGMLIPSFVTEIARFKIINGIGLYNTLGAPIVIYVASDLMQLYIYRQFISTLPVSLDESALLDGCSYFGLFTRIIFPLLAPATATVVIIKAITIINDMYIPYLYMPKNKLRTLTTFLMNYANAQQGSWQKLAAGIIIIMLPTILIYIFFQKYILAGIAAGAVKE; this comes from the coding sequence ATGAAAAGACGAACAATGGAACAGGGATTAAAACAGATCATCTGCATGGGAATGGTCCTGGTCGTTCTGGCACCTATCCTTTTAACCCTGTTTGCCGCTTTCAAGACAAAGGCGGATATGGTGAATACCTCTCCCCTGCTTTTGCCGCCTATGGAACGGATCACATTTTCAAACTTTCAAAAGGTGGTGGGAGATAAATATCTCCTGATAGGTTTTAAGAATACGGGCATCATACTTGCAGTCAGCATTCTGTTTAATGTGCTGTTTGGAACTATAACCGCATTTATTCTGGAGCGTTTTGAGTTTAAGCTTAAAAAAGTGATCATGAGCCTTTTTTTTCTTGGCATGCTGATTCCCAGCTTTGTAACGGAAATTGCCAGGTTTAAAATCATTAACGGCATTGGCCTTTACAATACGCTTGGGGCACCCATCGTGATTTATGTGGCATCGGATCTGATGCAGCTTTATATTTACCGGCAGTTCATTTCTACCCTTCCGGTGTCTCTTGATGAAAGCGCGCTCCTGGACGGCTGTTCTTATTTCGGTCTGTTTACGAGGATCATATTTCCTTTGTTGGCGCCTGCAACAGCTACCGTGGTGATCATCAAGGCAATTACCATCATCAATGATATGTATATTCCATACTTATATATGCCAAAGAACAAGCTTCGTACATTAACAACCTTTTTGATGAATTATGCCAATGCCCAGCAGGGATCGTGGCAGAAGCTGGCGGCAGGCATCATCATCATCATGCTGCCGACGATCCTTATCTATATTTTCTTTCAGAAATATATTCTGGCGGGAATCGCTGCCGGGGCGGTGAAAGAATAA
- a CDS encoding glycoside hydrolase family 2 TIM barrel-domain containing protein — MDQKTAKLEWLEDPRVFAVNRLAAHSDHCYYETEAEALREIMRLRQSLNGTWRFSYAENPGERNEHFYESDFNLDSFGTIEVPGHMELQGYGGCQYINTMYPWDGLADIRPPHVDWQNNPVGSYLREFELEEPLKGKRLFLSFQGVETAFYVWLNGTFIGYSEDSFTPSEFEITDAVRPGSNRLAVEVYKRSSASWIEDQDFFRFSGIFRDVYLYATPECHVEDLFIHGDVSDDYRDGLFRGELTLTGEIKGSIRAVLKDKAGETVASWEPIPAKKVVEFTACISNVHLWSGEDPYRYELTIILYDEQGNVKEIVPQKVGFRRFEMKDRLMCLNGKRIVFRGINRHEFNVRRGRSITEEDMMWDIRFMKRHNINAVRTCHYPDQSLWYELCDEYGIYLIDEANLESHGSWQKMGACEPSWNVPGSLPEWKDCVVDRAKSVLERDKNHPSVLIWSCGNESYAGKDILAMSEFFKERDPSRLVHYEGVFWNREFDRTSDMESRMYAKPFEVEEYLNTDPKKPFILCEYMHAMGNSLGGMKKYTDLEDRYEMYQGGFIWDYIDQSLMKKDAYGKEHMTYGGDFGDRPTDYSFCGNGIAYADRTISPKAQEVKYLYQDIRLIPDSKGVSIENRRLFTDTSDLEFVYSVLKDGEPVYQKSFDASVKPLDTRYEAVTVPDFTEPGEYVCQVSALLKNDTLWADSGYETAFGEAVSVIEGQQEKCCGQPLKIIHGDVNLGVMGDGFRILFSKQEGGIVSLVYDGKEWVGRPMMPVYWRATTDNDKGNKFSVASSVWYGAGRFPCYENCAVEEKEGSIKVTYTYELSTVPKASTEVTYEVDGRGTIHVRAVFRGQKGLPELPAFGMRLITPEAAKKFTWYGRGPEENYCDRNEGARLGIYEDTPDNNLSRYLVPQECGNRTGVRWLKVSDMEGHSISFSAAGQAFDASVLPYTAEELEAATHREELLSPRYTVVNIFGAMRGIGGDDSWGAPVHREYCISGEEELVTEFIIERKS; from the coding sequence ATGGATCAGAAGACCGCAAAACTGGAATGGCTGGAGGATCCGCGGGTTTTCGCGGTAAACCGGCTGGCTGCCCATTCCGATCACTGCTATTATGAAACGGAAGCAGAAGCTCTAAGGGAGATCATGAGACTGCGCCAATCCTTAAATGGGACATGGAGATTTTCTTATGCAGAGAATCCCGGGGAGCGGAATGAGCATTTCTACGAAAGTGATTTTAATCTGGACAGCTTTGGCACCATTGAGGTTCCGGGACATATGGAGCTTCAGGGATATGGCGGATGCCAGTATATCAATACCATGTACCCATGGGATGGTCTGGCTGACATCAGGCCTCCCCATGTTGACTGGCAGAATAATCCGGTAGGAAGCTACTTAAGGGAGTTTGAACTGGAGGAACCGCTAAAAGGGAAACGACTGTTCCTGTCCTTTCAGGGAGTGGAAACAGCCTTTTATGTATGGCTGAATGGGACCTTTATCGGATACTCAGAGGATTCCTTTACACCCTCTGAGTTTGAGATTACGGATGCGGTACGGCCAGGATCCAACCGCCTTGCCGTGGAGGTTTATAAAAGAAGCAGCGCCAGCTGGATCGAGGATCAGGATTTCTTTCGGTTCTCCGGGATTTTCCGGGATGTATATTTATATGCAACTCCCGAATGCCATGTGGAGGATTTATTCATTCATGGGGACGTATCCGATGACTACCGGGATGGCCTGTTCCGCGGAGAACTGACCCTTACAGGAGAAATAAAGGGAAGTATCCGTGCTGTATTAAAGGATAAAGCTGGAGAAACAGTTGCCTCCTGGGAACCTATTCCGGCAAAGAAAGTAGTGGAATTTACCGCCTGCATATCCAATGTCCATCTATGGAGCGGTGAGGATCCATACCGGTATGAACTCACCATCATCTTGTACGATGAGCAGGGAAATGTGAAGGAGATCGTTCCTCAGAAGGTGGGATTCCGCCGTTTTGAAATGAAAGACCGGCTGATGTGCTTAAACGGAAAGAGAATCGTATTCCGGGGAATCAACCGTCATGAGTTCAATGTAAGAAGGGGCCGCTCCATTACAGAAGAAGATATGATGTGGGATATCCGGTTTATGAAGCGCCACAACATCAATGCGGTCAGGACCTGTCATTATCCGGATCAGAGCCTGTGGTATGAGCTTTGTGATGAATATGGAATTTACCTCATTGATGAGGCGAATTTGGAAAGCCATGGTTCCTGGCAGAAGATGGGAGCCTGTGAACCATCCTGGAATGTACCCGGAAGCCTGCCTGAGTGGAAGGACTGCGTGGTGGACCGGGCAAAGTCAGTGCTGGAACGGGACAAAAACCATCCCAGTGTGCTGATCTGGTCCTGCGGAAATGAATCCTATGCAGGAAAGGACATTCTTGCTATGTCAGAGTTTTTCAAAGAACGGGATCCCTCCAGGCTGGTTCACTATGAGGGCGTGTTCTGGAACCGGGAATTTGACCGTACCAGCGATATGGAAAGCCGGATGTATGCCAAACCATTTGAGGTAGAGGAATACTTAAATACAGATCCAAAGAAGCCCTTTATCCTTTGTGAATACATGCATGCCATGGGCAATTCCCTTGGCGGGATGAAAAAGTACACGGATCTGGAAGACAGGTATGAGATGTATCAGGGCGGCTTTATCTGGGATTATATTGACCAGTCTCTGATGAAAAAAGACGCTTACGGCAAGGAGCATATGACCTATGGCGGGGATTTTGGCGACAGGCCCACGGATTACAGTTTCTGCGGAAACGGGATCGCTTATGCAGACAGGACCATCTCTCCAAAGGCTCAGGAGGTAAAATACCTGTATCAGGATATCCGCCTGATTCCTGACTCCAAAGGTGTTTCCATAGAAAACAGAAGATTATTTACAGATACCTCTGACCTTGAGTTTGTATATTCGGTCTTAAAGGACGGGGAACCGGTTTATCAGAAGAGCTTTGATGCATCGGTAAAGCCTTTGGATACAAGGTATGAAGCCGTCACGGTACCTGATTTCACAGAGCCGGGGGAATACGTCTGCCAGGTTTCGGCTCTACTTAAAAATGATACCTTATGGGCAGATTCCGGTTATGAAACAGCCTTTGGCGAGGCGGTCTCAGTCATAGAAGGGCAGCAGGAGAAATGCTGCGGACAGCCTTTGAAAATAATTCATGGCGACGTCAACCTCGGCGTTATGGGAGATGGCTTCCGGATCCTGTTCTCCAAGCAGGAAGGCGGTATCGTTTCCCTGGTTTATGACGGAAAAGAATGGGTCGGAAGACCGATGATGCCGGTGTACTGGAGGGCGACTACGGATAATGATAAAGGAAATAAGTTTTCCGTGGCAAGTTCTGTGTGGTATGGAGCAGGCAGGTTCCCTTGTTATGAGAATTGTGCGGTGGAAGAGAAGGAAGGAAGCATAAAGGTGACCTATACCTATGAGCTTTCTACTGTTCCCAAGGCATCAACAGAGGTTACCTACGAAGTAGATGGAAGGGGAACAATTCATGTAAGGGCCGTATTCCGGGGGCAAAAAGGATTGCCAGAGCTTCCTGCCTTTGGAATGAGGCTCATCACACCGGAAGCAGCTAAGAAATTCACCTGGTATGGAAGAGGTCCTGAGGAAAATTACTGCGACAGGAATGAAGGGGCGAGGCTGGGAATCTATGAGGATACTCCGGATAACAACCTTTCCCGTTATCTGGTGCCTCAGGAGTGCGGCAACAGAACCGGAGTCCGTTGGCTTAAGGTATCGGACATGGAGGGTCATTCCATCAGTTTTAGCGCAGCAGGTCAGGCGTTTGATGCTTCCGTACTTCCTTATACGGCGGAGGAACTGGAAGCGGCTACCCACAGAGAGGAGCTTCTGTCACCAAGATATACGGTAGTGAACATTTTTGGCGCCATGAGAGGCATCGGCGGCGATGACAGCTGGGGAGCGCCGGTTCACCGGGAGTACTGCATAAGCGGGGAAGAAGAGCTTGTAACAGAATTTATTATTGAAAGAAAATCATAA
- a CDS encoding heavy-metal-associated domain-containing protein, protein MSTAIICAILIVLCYFGLRSTINRTKYGCCGSGGSEVKKIKAADKNISHYPYTRTLEVEGMTCGNCKKRVENEFNSREGLYASVDLKKKLAVIHMKDQMPEEELKEIVRKAGYTPGMIK, encoded by the coding sequence ATGTCTACTGCAATTATTTGTGCAATTTTAATTGTACTTTGCTACTTTGGATTAAGGAGCACCATAAATAGGACGAAATATGGTTGCTGCGGAAGCGGCGGCAGCGAAGTGAAGAAAATTAAAGCTGCTGATAAAAATATTTCCCATTATCCCTATACGCGAACCCTGGAGGTAGAAGGAATGACCTGCGGCAATTGCAAAAAGAGAGTGGAGAATGAGTTTAATAGCCGGGAAGGATTATATGCTTCCGTGGATTTGAAGAAAAAACTGGCAGTCATACATATGAAAGATCAGATGCCAGAGGAGGAGCTGAAAGAGATAGTGAGAAAAGCTGGGTATACTCCCGGGATGATCAAATAA
- a CDS encoding NUDIX hydrolase: MIKVTFYDSVEDHLLEYAVIASRYQNKWIFCKHKDRDTLEIPGGHREKGEDIVTTANRELYEETGATEYILKTVSGYSVRNLDESEESSKESFGMLFYSEVKELGEMPTGFEIEKIRLLDEMPDSLTYPEIMPVLMDRILLCFLNGRVEKPQILDN, from the coding sequence ATGATAAAAGTAACATTTTATGATTCTGTTGAAGATCATTTACTGGAGTATGCAGTCATTGCTTCACGGTATCAGAATAAATGGATATTCTGTAAGCACAAGGACCGGGACACCCTTGAAATCCCTGGAGGACACCGGGAAAAGGGGGAAGATATCGTAACGACTGCCAACCGGGAACTTTATGAGGAGACGGGAGCAACAGAATATATCCTGAAGACGGTCAGTGGATATTCGGTTCGGAATCTTGATGAGAGCGAGGAGAGCTCAAAGGAATCTTTTGGAATGCTGTTTTATAGTGAAGTCAAAGAACTTGGAGAAATGCCGACGGGGTTTGAGATAGAAAAGATACGGCTATTGGATGAGATGCCTGATTCCCTGACGTATCCTGAGATCATGCCGGTATTGATGGATAGGATTCTTCTCTGTTTTCTTAATGGCCGGGTAGAAAAGCCGCAGATACTGGATAATTAA
- a CDS encoding DUF3788 domain-containing protein: protein MLEKIPSQEEMTSLIGETLLEAWKDLCERIEEKYDMERQWNSGGKRWKYEYKYRRGGKTLCALYAKEDCFGFMVILGQAERETFERERQNYSPEVQKVYDDSTTYHDGKWIMFMIKDQSLFDDMMQLLKIKRRPNKK, encoded by the coding sequence ATGCTGGAAAAGATACCATCACAAGAAGAAATGACTTCCCTGATAGGGGAGACTTTATTAGAAGCATGGAAAGACCTTTGTGAAAGAATCGAAGAGAAGTATGATATGGAACGCCAGTGGAACAGCGGCGGCAAAAGGTGGAAGTACGAGTACAAATACCGCAGAGGCGGGAAAACCCTTTGTGCATTGTATGCCAAAGAGGACTGCTTTGGATTCATGGTAATTCTGGGACAAGCGGAACGGGAAACCTTTGAACGGGAAAGGCAGAACTATTCCCCGGAGGTCCAGAAGGTATACGATGATTCAACGACCTACCACGATGGAAAATGGATCATGTTTATGATAAAGGATCAATCGCTTTTTGATGATATGATGCAGCTGTTAAAGATAAAAAGAAGGCCCAATAAAAAGTAA
- a CDS encoding MmcQ/YjbR family DNA-binding protein: protein MRYQWIDEYLKSMKGVSSDFKEEWNWTRYLLGDKMFAAVCKDDQGRDSLITLKLEPVEGQFLRLQYEDIIPGYYMNKVHWNSIKADGKVPDDLLKDLLEKSYRLVLTGLTKKKQRELLGE, encoded by the coding sequence ATGAGGTATCAGTGGATTGATGAATACTTGAAATCAATGAAAGGTGTATCAAGTGATTTTAAGGAGGAATGGAATTGGACCAGGTATCTTCTTGGTGATAAGATGTTTGCGGCGGTGTGCAAGGATGACCAGGGCAGGGACTCTTTGATCACATTAAAACTGGAACCGGTAGAAGGGCAGTTTTTAAGGCTGCAGTATGAGGATATCATCCCCGGCTATTACATGAATAAGGTTCACTGGAATTCCATAAAAGCAGATGGAAAGGTTCCTGATGATTTGTTGAAAGATTTACTGGAAAAATCATACCGTCTTGTATTAACCGGGCTGACGAAGAAGAAACAAAGGGAATTGCTGGGAGAGTGA
- a CDS encoding DinB family protein, whose translation MKYFGESLSDVHKALNKIIRKEDEIERAKFLFLDLHRELHLSEMSEGEENEVDRLFGDLKADEYAIMPTDKDETIAWVLWHIARIEDLTMGILAGGGNQLFDDGWKQRMNSPITDTGNSLSDDEIMDLSRKINVAELLHYRNEVGIRTRNIVKNLSSADMRTRVPSSGLDKILSEGGVTKQEDSVWLLDFWGKKDVAGILLMPPTRHVMLHLNDCCKWKEFFRTKKRYHGVGDGSNQELLQ comes from the coding sequence ATGAAATACTTTGGAGAAAGTTTAAGCGATGTGCATAAAGCTTTAAATAAAATAATCCGTAAGGAAGATGAAATCGAGCGAGCAAAATTTCTCTTTTTAGACCTGCACAGGGAACTTCACCTTTCAGAAATGTCAGAAGGGGAAGAAAACGAAGTGGACAGACTTTTTGGAGATCTAAAAGCAGATGAGTACGCCATCATGCCAACCGATAAGGATGAAACCATAGCATGGGTTTTATGGCATATTGCCAGGATCGAAGATCTGACCATGGGGATCCTGGCGGGAGGCGGGAACCAGCTCTTTGATGACGGGTGGAAACAAAGAATGAACTCTCCAATCACTGACACCGGCAATTCCCTGTCAGACGACGAGATCATGGACCTAAGCCGAAAAATCAATGTTGCAGAGCTTCTTCATTACAGGAACGAGGTCGGAATCAGAACCAGGAATATAGTTAAAAATTTATCATCAGCTGATATGAGAACGAGAGTTCCGTCATCAGGTCTTGATAAAATCCTTTCAGAAGGCGGAGTGACAAAACAGGAAGATTCTGTTTGGCTTTTGGATTTTTGGGGTAAAAAGGATGTGGCAGGGATTTTACTGATGCCGCCTACCCGCCATGTTATGCTTCATCTGAATGACTGCTGCAAGTGGAAGGAATTTTTCCGGACGAAGAAGCGGTATCATGGGGTGGGTGACGGCTCTAATCAGGAGCTGCTTCAATAA
- a CDS encoding aldehyde dehydrogenase family protein yields the protein MQNVELQKKYQLFIGGQWKDASDGKTFPSICPADGRVLTECAEATKEDVDEAVREAWKAFETWKHVPVNQRAAILNKIADIIDENREHLAMVETLDNGKPIRETMAVDIPLAAQHFRYFAGCILAEEGSANMLGENTLSLILKEPIGVVGQIVPWNFPFLMAAWKLAPVLASGCCSVFKTSSTTSLSVLELARLIQDVIPAGVFNVITGAGSKSGQYILEHEGFRKLAFTGSTEVGKNVALAAAEKLIPATLELGGKSANIFFEDCNWEMAMDGLQLGILFNQGQVCCAGSRVFVQESIYDKFVEEAVKRFNQVKVGLPWDENTQMGSQISKGHMKEILSYIEIGKSEGAAVLCGGEQILEDGLENGAFLRPTLLGNVTNDMRVAKEEIFGPVACIIKFKTEDEVVAMANDSQYGLGGAVWTRDINRAIRVARAVETGRMWVNTYNSIPEGAPFGGYKTSGIGRETHKVILEHYTQTKNIMINLSESPSGFYPVK from the coding sequence ATGCAGAACGTAGAGCTTCAAAAGAAATATCAGTTATTCATAGGCGGACAGTGGAAGGATGCTTCCGATGGAAAAACATTTCCAAGTATCTGTCCGGCCGATGGTAGGGTGCTGACTGAGTGCGCAGAGGCAACAAAGGAAGACGTTGATGAGGCGGTCCGGGAAGCATGGAAGGCTTTTGAGACCTGGAAGCATGTACCGGTAAACCAGAGAGCTGCCATTCTGAATAAGATTGCGGATATCATAGATGAAAATAGGGAACATCTTGCCATGGTGGAAACCCTGGACAACGGGAAACCCATAAGGGAAACAATGGCGGTCGATATTCCTCTTGCAGCTCAGCATTTCCGTTATTTTGCAGGCTGCATTCTTGCGGAAGAGGGCAGTGCCAATATGCTGGGAGAAAATACCCTGAGTCTGATCCTCAAAGAGCCTATCGGCGTGGTTGGGCAAATCGTTCCCTGGAATTTTCCTTTCCTGATGGCAGCCTGGAAGCTGGCACCGGTACTGGCAAGCGGCTGCTGTTCAGTCTTTAAGACCTCCAGCACCACTTCTCTCAGCGTTCTGGAACTGGCAAGGCTGATCCAGGATGTGATCCCGGCAGGGGTGTTTAATGTTATTACCGGAGCAGGTTCCAAGTCCGGGCAGTATATTTTGGAACATGAAGGTTTCCGGAAGCTGGCATTTACCGGCTCAACGGAGGTAGGAAAGAACGTGGCCCTTGCAGCAGCGGAAAAGCTGATTCCGGCTACTTTGGAGCTGGGAGGTAAATCAGCTAATATTTTCTTTGAGGACTGTAATTGGGAGATGGCCATGGATGGCTTACAACTGGGCATTCTCTTTAACCAGGGCCAGGTGTGCTGTGCGGGTTCCAGGGTCTTTGTGCAGGAAAGCATTTACGACAAGTTTGTGGAAGAAGCGGTTAAACGGTTTAACCAAGTAAAGGTCGGCCTTCCGTGGGATGAAAATACCCAGATGGGAAGCCAGATCAGCAAAGGGCATATGAAGGAGATTTTAAGCTACATAGAGATAGGAAAATCGGAAGGTGCTGCTGTACTTTGTGGCGGAGAGCAGATTCTGGAGGATGGACTGGAAAACGGAGCATTTTTAAGGCCTACACTCCTTGGCAATGTGACAAACGACATGAGGGTAGCGAAGGAAGAGATCTTCGGACCTGTGGCATGTATTATTAAGTTTAAGACAGAGGATGAGGTTGTGGCCATGGCCAATGACAGTCAGTACGGACTGGGCGGAGCAGTATGGACCAGGGACATCAATAGGGCAATACGGGTTGCCAGGGCGGTGGAGACCGGACGTATGTGGGTTAATACCTATAATTCCATTCCTGAGGGAGCTCCTTTCGGAGGATACAAGACTTCGGGAATCGGCCGTGAGACACATAAGGTCATTCTGGAGCACTACACCCAGACAAAGAATATCATGATTAATTTAAGTGAATCTCCTTCAGGTTTTTATCCGGTTAAATAA
- a CDS encoding ABC transporter ATP-binding protein has translation MKNLWKYGKKYSFLYVLAIVAMVVSILLDATAPQITKHIIDDVIVGGEMQILMRLLLGLVGIGLGRAVLQYTKEFIFDYAASGIGCNLRKDLFDHIQTLSMGYFDSHNTGELMARIKDDAERIWNAFGFVGMLVLECSIHTVIVIVCMYRLSPSLTLIPLVILPLIAWYAVKMENGLGEVYDKISEQTAELNTVAQENLAGVRTVKAFAREGYEIEKFRKHNKRYYDLNMKQAKLIVRYQPNISFLSKVLLMAVIVVGGILVINDKMTIGDLGAFSEYANNIIWPMEMVGWLSNDIAAAVASNKKIKKIMEEQPVIRNPENPVLPETIQGELAFQHVDFELDGKSILSDIDFTLTKGKTLGIMGVTGSGKSSIVNLIERFYDVTKGEILLDGINVKDLPLAFLRGQVSVVMQDVFLFSDSITENIKTGNKDATEWESVQQASISAGAHGFIQKLSEQYDTVIGERGVGLSGGQKQRISIARAIAKETPLLILDDSTSALDMETEKEIEAHLTELKDSSKIIIAHRISAVRRADEILILDEGRIVERGTHEELMEMRGQYYKTYQVQYGEEEMKWQSIQAE, from the coding sequence ATGAAAAATCTATGGAAGTATGGAAAGAAGTACAGTTTTCTGTATGTTTTGGCGATTGTGGCTATGGTCGTCAGCATCCTTTTGGATGCAACGGCTCCCCAGATCACAAAGCATATTATTGACGATGTGATTGTGGGGGGAGAGATGCAGATTCTCATGAGGCTGCTTTTAGGGCTTGTGGGAATTGGACTTGGAAGAGCGGTACTTCAGTACACAAAGGAATTTATATTTGACTATGCCGCATCCGGGATCGGATGCAATTTGAGGAAGGATTTATTTGACCACATCCAGACCCTGTCCATGGGGTATTTTGACAGCCATAATACAGGAGAATTGATGGCCAGAATCAAGGATGATGCGGAACGAATCTGGAACGCTTTCGGATTTGTGGGAATGCTGGTGTTAGAATGTTCCATTCACACGGTCATTGTTATTGTCTGTATGTACCGTCTAAGTCCCAGTCTTACTCTGATTCCGCTGGTAATTCTCCCTCTGATCGCCTGGTATGCGGTTAAAATGGAAAACGGTTTGGGAGAGGTTTACGATAAGATCAGTGAGCAGACTGCCGAATTAAATACGGTTGCACAGGAGAATCTGGCCGGGGTCCGTACCGTTAAAGCCTTTGCCAGAGAAGGTTACGAGATCGAGAAATTCAGGAAGCACAATAAGCGGTATTACGATTTAAACATGAAGCAGGCCAAACTGATCGTCCGCTACCAGCCTAACATCTCCTTTTTGTCTAAGGTTCTTTTAATGGCAGTAATTGTTGTAGGCGGTATTTTGGTCATTAACGATAAGATGACCATTGGAGATCTGGGGGCATTTTCCGAGTATGCCAATAACATTATCTGGCCAATGGAAATGGTGGGCTGGCTCAGTAATGATATTGCAGCAGCGGTGGCCTCCAACAAAAAGATCAAAAAGATCATGGAGGAGCAGCCGGTCATCCGCAATCCAGAGAACCCGGTCCTGCCGGAGACGATCCAGGGAGAACTGGCCTTTCAGCATGTAGACTTTGAACTGGATGGAAAGAGTATTTTAAGCGACATTGATTTTACCTTAACAAAGGGAAAAACCCTTGGCATCATGGGAGTCACCGGTTCCGGAAAAAGTTCCATTGTCAATTTGATCGAACGTTTCTATGACGTAACAAAGGGAGAAATCCTTTTAGACGGGATCAATGTAAAGGATCTTCCTTTAGCATTTTTAAGAGGCCAGGTATCGGTGGTCATGCAGGATGTATTCCTCTTTTCGGACAGTATTACGGAAAATATTAAGACTGGAAATAAGGATGCAACGGAATGGGAAAGCGTGCAGCAAGCTTCCATTTCTGCAGGAGCCCACGGCTTTATTCAGAAGCTTTCCGAGCAATATGATACGGTAATCGGGGAGCGGGGAGTCGGGCTTTCCGGGGGACAGAAGCAGAGGATCAGCATAGCCAGAGCCATTGCAAAAGAAACGCCTCTGTTAATCCTTGATGATTCCACCTCAGCTCTTGATATGGAGACAGAGAAAGAGATCGAGGCCCATCTTACGGAATTAAAGGACAGTTCGAAAATCATTATCGCCCACCGCATTTCAGCAGTGCGCCGTGCCGATGAGATCCTGATCTTAGATGAAGGACGGATCGTGGAACGGGGAACCCATGAGGAGCTTATGGAAATGCGTGGACAGTATTATAAAACCTATCAGGTACAGTATGGAGAGGAGGAGATGAAATGGCAGTCAATTCAAGCAGAATAG